The following proteins are co-located in the Candidatus Komeilibacteria bacterium CG_4_10_14_0_2_um_filter_37_10 genome:
- a CDS encoding cell division/cell wall cluster transcriptional repressor MraZ: protein MFIGEYYHNLDDKGRLALPVKFRVKFKGGLVITRGLDNCLFVYTRQDWQILAEKLSKLPINQAKTRAFARLLLAGAMDVAMDGQGRINVPDYLLNFGLLKKQVVITGLYNRLEIWDEKQWQEYKQRTEKDSGEIAEALGELGV from the coding sequence ATGTTTATTGGCGAATACTATCATAATTTGGACGACAAAGGACGCTTGGCTCTACCAGTTAAGTTTAGAGTCAAATTTAAAGGTGGATTGGTGATTACCAGAGGTTTGGATAATTGTCTTTTTGTTTATACGCGGCAAGATTGGCAAATACTTGCCGAAAAGTTAAGTAAGTTACCAATTAATCAAGCAAAAACCAGAGCCTTTGCCCGATTATTATTAGCTGGTGCAATGGATGTAGCGATGGATGGTCAGGGTAGAATAAATGTTCCTGATTATTTACTCAACTTTGGCCTGCTAAAAAAACAGGTGGTCATTACCGGACTTTATAATCGATTGGAAATATGGGATGAAAAGCAATGGCAAGAATATAAGCAGCGAACTGAGAAAGATAGTGGTGAGATTGCTGAAGCATTAGGAGAATTAGGAGTTTAA